The window TTCTAAGGTGACATATGCTACAGGTGGGTATATATTGCAGCATCTCTGTGGAGAGCTGGTTTCTTCTTTACCCTTCAGAAATGTGAAGACAATTTTCCTATGGAACTGGACTTTTCCATTTGGGAGTAGGATTAAAGGTCAGAGGGTAATGAGCTATAGTAGATCACCAGACCAGGAGGCAAAATGCTTGGGTTCTAGACGTGGCCCCACCATTTGATCTCTTTGAGTccttttccttatctgcaaaacaAAGATAGGAGTGCCAGCCCTCCTTGCTTCCAGGATTTCTGTAAGAATTGGGTGATATTAAAATTAGATTAGATAATATTTGTAAAAGTGCCAAAAAAGCTGTAAAGACTTAACATCTTTGTagggtattgtgctggtttggattgattatgtcctcccaaagccatattctttaatgaaatcttgtgggggcagagttattaatctttctgattagggtgtgacctcttgattgaatgtttccatggagatttgaccctgcctactcagggtaggtcttgattagtttactggagtcctttaaagggagcttgcactgagagcagagagatgaaaacaccccaggatatgctaagccaagacccagatgcttgctgacacttggagatggttggagatgcagacagaaagacgtttggagatgctaaactaagagatgaaacccagagtttgccccggagaagctaagagagacctaggcattttggagaaagccattttgaaatgcaacctgggagcaaaggaacagcagatgccagtcatgtgccttcccagctgacagaggtgttctggatgccatcagccattcttcagtgaaggtatcctcttgttgacaccttaatttggacattttcatggctttcggactgtaaatttgtaaccaaataaaccccttttataaaagccagtccatttctggtattttgcataatggcagcattatcaaaccgGAACAGGTATCATTACTTTTAACGATAAACCAGTCTGGATATTTAATATTCTGAGAGTTAAGAGACCCATTGACTTTAGAACACTGCTGTGGCCAAGCCCTGTGAACACCAGCAGCCTCATGGAATCATTTCCTCCTCAGTCAAAATCACAGAAGGCAGGACTAGGGCTTGCACCCCTGCTACCTCTCAGCCTAACACTTGGACAACCCTTACTTCACTACCTAAACTCTGGCCATACCAAAAATCCTTTAGATTGAGGAATGTTTCCCCTGTGCTCTCTCCTCTCAGGGCCTTCACTTGGTGCTTCCCTGTCCCTCCTCCATCCCTTCAGCTCACCTCCTCACCTGATTCCttggaacagtggttctcaaagtgggatCCCTGGCTGGCAGCATCCACATcacctgttagaaatgcacattctggGGCCCTTCCCCAGAACGAAtgtcagaaactctggggatgggaCCCAGTGATCTGTGTTTTCACAAGctctccaggggattctgatgatcactaaagtctgagaaccactgccctacaGCTTTGCTGCACACTAGAACCCCCTGGGAAGCTCAGGCCACgctccagaccaattaaatcagaatctctaggggtGGGACCCAAgaattactgttttttaaaactttccagCTGATTCCAATGTGCAGTACAGCTTGAGGACCATCACCCTAGATTGAATTAGCTCTGTTCCTCTTgggctctgtgccagtttggatatattatttcccaccaaaagccatattctttaatgcaatcttgagggggcagattgattaatctttctgattgaTTGaaagattgattaatctttctgattagggtgtgacttcatggagatttgaccctgcccattcaaggtaagtcttgattagttcactggagtcctttaaagggagctcacacagagagcagagagatgaaaacgcCCTAgaatatgctaagccaggagacccagacgcttgctgatgctttgagatgctagcccagggtttgctcccaagaagctaagagagacaagcccagagatattttggagaaaccagaatcctggagcaaagaagcagcagatgccagccacatgctttcccagctgatggaggtgttccggacaccatcaacCACTCTTCAGTGAacgtattctcttgttgatgccttagtttggacacttttatgggcctcaggactgtaaatctgtgacctaataaataccctttatgaaagccaatccatttctggtattttgcataatggcagtattagcaaaccagaacagttcttTACATAGAGAGACGCATAAAAGTGTAGGAGAAACCAAACCCCCAAGATGGCGGCGGCGTCGGAAGAGCGAATGGCCGAGGAAGGAGGCGGCGGCCACAGCAATGGCTGCTCCTCTTCGGCCGCCGGCTCTGCTCAGCGACAGCCCCCACCGCCGCCACCGCAGCCCCTGCAGCCGGCGTCCCAGgcgcccccagccctggccctggcTCCGGACCAGCTGCCTCAGAACAACACGCTAGTAGCGCTGCCCATGGTAGCCATCGAGAACATCCTCAGCTTTATGTCCTACGATGAAATTAGCCAGCTCCGCCTGGTTTGTAAAAGAATGGACGTGGTCTGCCAGAGAATGTTGAATCAGGGATTTCTGAAAGTTGAGAGATACCATAATCTATGTCAGAAACAAGGTAAAGCACAACTCCCAAGGAGAGAGTCAGAAAGGAGAAACCATTCATTAGCTGGTCATGCAGATATCCTTGCTGTTGTTGAAACAAGACTATCATTGTTAAATATGACTTTCATGAAGTATGTGGATTCCAATCTCTGTTGCTTCATCCCAGGAAAGGTGATCGATGAAATTTATCGAGTGTTGAGATACGTCAGTTCTACCAGAGCCCCTCAGCGAGCTCATGAAGTACTTCAAGAATTAAGGGATATTTCCTCCATGGCAATGGAATACTTTGATGAGAAGATTGTCCCAATTCTAAAGAGGAAATTACCAGGATCAGATGTGTCTGGGAGACTCATGGGCTCTCCTCCAATCCCAGGACCTTCTGCCACACTAACAATAATGCAGCTCTCCTCCAAGCAAAACCCTTCAAGACAAGAGGTTACCAAACTCCAGCAGCAGGTtaaaacaaatggtgctggtgtGACTGTTCTCAGGCGTGAAATTTCTGAGCTTCGCACCAAAGTGCAAGAGCAACAGAAACAGCTTCAAGACCAGGATCAGAAACTGCTAGAGCAGACCCAGATCATAGGTGAACAGAATGCACGGTTGGCTGAGCTGGAACGCAAACTGAGAGAAGTAATGGAAAGTGCAGTAGGAAACTCCTCAGGATCTAGGCAGAATGAGGAGTCTCCTCGGAAACGGAAAAAGGCAGTGGAAGCCATAGACTCTCTTAGGAAATCTAAATGTCTTTGGAATAGAAAGTAAATTGGAATGTGCTTCTGGCTCCAGAGGAAGATGTGGCTTAGTTGCTTAAGCAGTTATGCATATCAGGACACTGTGAGCAACACAGTGTCCCCTTAGGCTTCTAGGCTTTCAGAACACAATTTAAACTTGAACTCTCATGGTTGGGAAATTCTTTTCCTGCTTCTCCTGGTTGTACCGATGCACAGAATCTTTTTACTTTGCAATCGATTTGTACTAATCAGACCTGTTCTACCATGTTTTGAGGAGTTGACTTTTTTCCTGTGCAGACAATGTTTAAAGTGAGTTTGTTTCTGCATATATGCACATTACATAAGGATCTTAAACCCAGCCTTGACAGACTAGAATTAAgtttaaatacagaaaatgtcCTGTTCACTTGAAAGGAAAGACCTACTTTTTAAATGGACActatcttgtttaaaaaaaaaaaaaagttgactttTTTGTTATAAGTGacctttgtctggaatgtctgAAAAGTAGTTAATGCTTTTTGGTATTGAAGTAATGGGTAACTAAAATGGACTTGCATAGTATTGACTGTAGAAGGGGCCTCTACAGTATtgcctatatatttttataaactacTGGTAAGGGACTTACCCAGTTGTTATATACATGTTTTCAGATCTCTTTTGGGGCCATGTCCTACATCTGCATGGATGGATGCATGCATTGCCTAGTCAGTTCACTTAAAAACCTCTTTCACTGGTATGGATCTTGAACCGTTGTACTTCTCTACTTTTTAGAGCAGCTTCTTAGATTATTTAAGCGCTTAGCATCTTCCACCACAACAGGGTGCCCCTAGAGAGGAAATTGTTGGTCCATTTGTCCTCCAGTTTTACGGGGCAAGAGACTATTGAATCCTGTTGCTTTATCTATTCTTTGTAGGATTCAGGTACACTGTCTAAGGCAGTACCCCAAATTCCAAGGCTGTTTCTGTCAATATCAGACCTCTGTTAACTAGTACTGTTCCTTACTCACTCTGTGTTGCTCACTGGTCAAATGTGGTGATTGAGTAGGCgacaaacttatgggatgcaacttTGCAATTGAAACaaagttcattaaaaataattgtactatgaGAAAGCATTTTGATCATTTCATTTCGGGGGGCAGGGTGACCCGAGAGaagctttttttatttaaatttaaagttttcCTTATCTTACAATTTTAAACaaaagctttaatttttttttgcactcCTCTTTTGAGCTTGTAACTGGAAAAGCATGTCTTGCACTGTTCAACCTTCTGAGTGATCATTTTTAACAACCTCCAAATTGTATAGTCATTATTTTCCCCAGTTGTATATTTTTTAGGCATTATTCAACTATTactgtcctattttttttttgaattttttattttgaaataatttcaaacttataagacatttgcaaaaataatacaatccCCATAGAGAAAACTCCCACTTACCCCATACCCCCAGATACCCAGTTCTATCACTAGTTTTAATGTACTAAATGATACAGCTATTATTTGACtgttaaattcttttaaataactGTTGCGTTGTGTTTCAGTTACTTAAAGTAAATTTAGGTGTAAAATAGAAAACCATCCCTTTCCAGGTGGGAGTTTGACAGCTATATAAAACCCAAGGGTTTGGTATGTACCTTAGTTGAATAAAAGCACAAGGTTACCACCTTTTACAAGCATCCGACATAACATGGTTACGCATCCTTTAGATTAACCTCACCAAATGAAACTTTCCTATCCATTTTTAATATTGTCCTTAACATAATATTGTCCTTAGATTTTGATCAAGTCTGTGTCTAACtttgaaattccatttacaatgtaGTATGTTTTCAATGAAAAACCATAAAGTAACATCCAAGTGTTTCATGGTTTGTTaggaagataattttaaaataaacaatttccattaaaaaaaaaaaaaagtgtaggaaCAACCCCCAGGGCACATGATCCCCATTGAAACTGCAGTGCTCAGCCCTTGCTTCTTACTCTCAgccattctttcttcctcccatGTCCCAGGAAGCAAGTCAGCTCTGTGTGTACATGGGTGTTTGTGTTTGCATGTGGTAAAACAGGGGAATTCCAGACCTCAAGTTTTTCAAATCTCTGGTCAGAATACCCAGAGGTCCCATTTCCTCTgaccatttaaaatttatttttttaaaaaaggaccaCCTGATGACTTTTGTTAAGTTGTCTTTTGATTTAGAATGTCTTTTAGAATTGAGGGATAAAACCCATGAAATGAAAATGTGGATACTAAAATAGAGCAGAAAATGGATTATTTGGTCCTGCCAAAAATACATCTGTTTAGAGTAAAACTTAACAGGATGTTCTGTGGAAAAATTATCCAGGGGGAAAAACCCaaaattcagcatttttttttttaaccttcccttACCATTCTTCAGCCACCAAGCTTAATATGTGGCAGTCCAAAATGGATGAAGGAGACTTAAAGGTTAACCTGCAGTAATTCATTGAAACATGTTATAAAATGCTTTGCTGATTTTAAAACTGTTTCTGCTATAATGAAGAATTTTTAAGttaaagtattttcttctttatgtactTATCTTCTGAAGGTGGTCTTACTTGACATGCTatgggaggtgtgtgtgtgtgtctgggaatACATGTGGACACATGCTTATGAatggaaataatgacagaatttTTGCTATTTCCagctttttggaaaaataaatcttaTGCAAGCATTTCTTAGGTATAATAATTGCCTTTTTTATATTAAGGGatcactttcattcattcattcattcatccatccagtTGGCCAATGTTTCAGCATTATATTGTCATGTGCCAGGTACATGTTTGGCACAGGGTATATAATGGTGAACCTGATAGACATGGTCCTGTCCTTGTGTTGCTGACCATGTAGTGGTATCAGCACATGCAGAAGTCATCTATGACATTCTTTTGCTTCTAGGCACCATTGTTCTTAAGTCATTCCTGACTAGGTATGTTTGTGTGTCTACCTTAATTCATGAtaccaaatattattttttgcCACTCTTAGATGAACTTGCTATGTAAGCCACCTTCCATCATTATCAGTACATTTCCAAGTAGGTATCCTAGAACAAGTTGGTGATTCTATAGTAACACAAATTTAACgaccattctccaaaatgtctcagcagAGAGAACAAATGATATGCTGCATAATTCGTAATTATGGTACTTTATGTACTTAGCTTCATTAAATGTAGCAGCTCAAGTAAACTTAAAATTAACAGATACTGTTTAGTTTTCCCGTTGTTATTTTTGAAGTCTGTTGCAGAAGGAAAATTATGCAAATAGCTGTCATGCAGTTGCTACTGCACTCACACGGGGAATGTTTTATAACTGCTTTCTTAGATCTCAACCTTTACCTCCTGGAGAAGATCTGGCTCTCAGTCATATGCAGGAACATGTCCTTTCCTTCGGATGCTCCATTTTAGACTAACAAATATTGTCAGGGCTGAGGTGGAAGGtagggaggtggggaaggaaggaaggataaatTACTAGGGCCCTATGATCTGGATGGCCCCCGGCAAATCCTTAATATAATAAAGACTTTTTAGCCAGTCCTCCTCTGCTGGGAGCCTGGTACTTTTTTCCCCTGGGACCTGAACTTGCCCGGGAAAGGTAGCTACCTGCAGAGCGCAGGCGCAAAATGGCGGACTAGGAAGTTTTACCGATGGCTTGCTCCGCTAGAAAAGTGTTATGAACTGGAAAAAGGTGTTAGAATTAACTAGGTGGTAATCCTGGAACCACATTGGACATTTAGAACAACTACAGGAGTGCCAGAAGAAGGGAAAGGCTGCCGGAGTTCTGCTTTTGTAAGTGAAAACAGGAAACTGTGATCATCCCCCATTGCTCAGTCCCGGTTCCTCAGTCTTCATCCTTCAGCCCAGAGGCAGTAGCTGTCAGAACCTGCAGCTCCTGGGAAAAACAATACCAGGATTCCGGGTCGCTGCTGGCTGTGTCCAGGGCAGGAAGAGGAAACCTCGTCGTCCAAAGTTGGGGTTGGGGTAGTGACGAGGTGGGGCGGGTCGAGGGGGCGGGTCGGGAATCCCTGAAGGACCAAAGTGGATGTCAGCCCAGGTTTCAGCCCTCTGGGCAGCAGCAGCTTCCAGCCTCTCACCAGCACCCACCGGGAGGTAGAGAGCCAGTGCACCttctttggctgtttttccctcttccctctcaccccacccccacccccgccacctTGTCGTCGTGTttattctcctcctccttctcctcttcctctccatcccctttcccctccccctctccctctccttcttggCATTTCCTGGTCTGGCAGGTGCCTGAGCGCCCGTGGCAAAGGCTGGCCTTGGTTTCAGCCCTTTAGGCAGCAGTGGCTTACAGATGCCCACCAGCGTCCATAGGGAAGTAAAAAACCAATGCAccgttttaaaattaattttcattcttttgtgggtGGAAGATTCTTGGTCTGGCAGATCTCTGACAGCCCAGCACAAACACTCGCCTACGTTTTAGCCCATTTGCAGTAGCAGCTTCTGGCTTACATCAGCTTCTACTAGGACATAAAGAGCCAatgcacttgtgtgtgtgtgtcttggttattttctttctcttttttgtgttttttgatcTGGTGGATACTttatattgtactagaagttctgtccagagcaattaggcaaaaaaagaaattaaaggtatccaaataggaaatgaagaaataaaacgatctctatttgcagatgacatgattttattatagaaattcaaaagaatgcacaagaaaactattaagagctaataagttcagcaaagtggcagggtacaagatcgaCACATAGAAAACaattgtgttcctatacactaccATTGAGCGATCtgctgaggaaattaaaaaaacaattccatttataatagcatctgaaagaataaaatatctaagaataaatttcaccaagggtgtaaaagacttgtacactgaaaactacataacactgttgaaagaaattaa of the Choloepus didactylus isolate mChoDid1 chromosome 9, mChoDid1.pri, whole genome shotgun sequence genome contains:
- the LOC119544301 gene encoding F-box only protein 28-like; translation: MAAASEERMAEEGGGGHSNGCSSSAAGSAQRQPPPPPPQPLQPASQAPPALALAPDQLPQNNTLVALPMVAIENILSFMSYDEISQLRLVCKRMDVVCQRMLNQGFLKVERYHNLCQKQGKAQLPRRESERRNHSLAGHADILAVVETRLSLLNMTFMKYVDSNLCCFIPGKVIDEIYRVLRYVSSTRAPQRAHEVLQELRDISSMAMEYFDEKIVPILKRKLPGSDVSGRLMGSPPIPGPSATLTIMQLSSKQNPSRQEVTKLQQQVKTNGAGVTVLRREISELRTKVQEQQKQLQDQDQKLLEQTQIIGEQNARLAELERKLREVMESAVGNSSGSRQNEESPRKRKKAVEAIDSLRKSKCLWNRK